From one Lycium ferocissimum isolate CSIRO_LF1 chromosome 5, AGI_CSIRO_Lferr_CH_V1, whole genome shotgun sequence genomic stretch:
- the LOC132056585 gene encoding RHOMBOID-like protein 3 has product MRGGTDIESRGGEKDRATNYAVVQDRDTTWISWLIPLFVVVNVVMFVVVMYFNNCPKHDDSGGSCVARFLGRFSFQPLRENPLFGPSSSTLQRLGGLEWNKVVHQHQGWRLITCIWLHAGVVHLIANMLSLVIIGIRLEQQCGFARIGIIYLLTGIGGSILSSLFIQGSISVGASGALFGLLGAMLSELITNWSIYTNKVCALLTLLVIVAINLAVGILPHVDNFAHIGGFLTGFLLGFVLLPRPQLGWMERRSRPAGVRVNSKYKAHQYILGLISLVLLVAWFTVGLVMLFRGVNGYDHCHWCHYLSCVPTSRWKCDGN; this is encoded by the exons ATGAGAGGAGGAACAGATATTGAAAGTAGGGGAGGAGAAAAAGACAGGGCAACCAATTATGCTGTTGTTCAAGACAGAGACACAACATGGATTTCTTGGTTAATCCCTTTGTTTGTGGTGGTTAACGTTGttatgtttgttgttgttatgtatttcaaCAATTGTCCTAAGCATGATGATTCGGGCGGGAGTTGTGTTGCTAGGTTTCTTGGAAGGTTTTCTTTTCAGCCTTTGAGAGAAAATCCTCTCTTTGGTCCTTCTTCTTCAAC GTTACAGAGGCTGGGTGGTCTTGAATGGAATAAAGTGGTCCATCAACATCAAGGATGGAGGCTTATCACGTGTATCTGGTTACATGCTGGTGTTGTTCATCTGATCGCAAATATGTTGAGTCTTGTTATTATTGGCATACGCCTTGAACAGCAATGTGGCTTTG CACGCATTGGAATTATATACTTATTAACTGGCATTGGTGGGAGCATACTTTCTTCCTTGTTTATCCAGGGGAGTATCTCTGTTGGTGCTTCGGGGGCACTCTTTGGCCTACTTGGAGCTATGCTTTCAGAGCTTATCACGAACTGGTCAATTTACACCAACAAG GTTTGTGCACTCTTGACGCTTTTGGTGATAGTTGCCATTAACTTGGCAGTTGGAATCTTGCCTCATGTGGATAATTTTGCTCACATTGGTGGATTCTTGACTGGATTTCTCCTTGGCTTTGTTCTGCTTCCACGCCCTCAACTTGGGTGGATGGAACGTCGGAGTCGTCCAGCTGGTGTTCGTGTGAATTCCAAATACAAGGCTCACCAATACATACTGGGACTGATTTCTCTGGTTCTGTTAGTAGCATG GTTTACAGTCGGACTGGTGATGCTGTTCCGAGGGGTTAATGGATATGATCACTGCCATTGGTGCCACTATCTCAGCTGTGTTCCCACATCTAGATGGAAGTGTGATGGAAACTAG
- the LOC132058322 gene encoding putative non-specific lipid-transfer protein 14, whose amino-acid sequence MKSVFWIMMVLGVALIIHEAGADEECSTVTALVSACASFVNYGTPDPIPGEPCCVAMTSLSNIASSTGIETRQSVCRCMMDLITTYNPNATAIATLPGFCGVSLGFTIDPTTDCEYVS is encoded by the exons ATGAAATCTGTATTTTGGATAATGATGGTTTTGGGGGTCGCCTTAATAATTCACGAAGCTGGAGCTGATGAAGAATGTAGCACAGTGACAGCACTAGTATCAGCATGCGCCAGCTTCGTGAACTATGGCACACCAGACCCAATTCCAGGTGAACCATGCTGTGTTGCTATGACGAGCCTAAGCAACATAGCTAGCTCCACTGGCATCGAGACTCGACAGTCTGTCTGCAGATGCATGATGGATCTTATTACTACTTACAACCCAAATGCTACTGCCATTGCCACTCTGCCTGGTTTCTGTGGTGTTTCTCTTGGTTTCACCATTGATCCTACCACTGATTGTGAATA cGTCTCATGA